A region from the Indicator indicator isolate 239-I01 chromosome 4, UM_Iind_1.1, whole genome shotgun sequence genome encodes:
- the LRP4 gene encoding low-density lipoprotein receptor-related protein 4: MCLREDCLYVNRAGLKVSCCWQRNGWGVFDGILSDRVGTRRPLGVRLVPIELGSQSLPEVPEVPQGSSQRKLAVCATSSTECSCGRNHFTCAVSAFGECTCIPAQWQCDGDNDCGDHSDEDGCMLPTCSPLDFHCDNGKCIRRSWVCDGDNDCEDDSDEQDCPPRECEEDEFSCQNGYCIRSLWHCDGDNDCGDNSDEQCDMRKCSEKEFRCSDGSCIAEHWFCDGDTDCKDGSDEENCPSDVPAATCSLEEFQCAYGRCILDIYHCDGDDDCGDWSDESDCSSHQPCRSGEFMCNSGLCINAGWRCDGDFDCDDQSDERNCTTSMCTADQFRCKSGRCVRLSWRCDGEDDCSDNSDEENCENTGTPQCAPDQFLCGNGRCIGQRKLCNGANDCGDGSDESPHQNCRPRTGEENCNVNNGGCAQKCQMVRGMVQCTCHTGYRLLEDGRSCQDVNECAEEGYCSQGCTNSEGGFQCWCEQGYELRPDKRSCKALGPEPVLLFANRIDIRQVLPHRSEYTLLLNNLENAIALDFHHSKELVFWSDVTLDRIMRANLNGSNVEEVVSTGLESPGGLAIDWIHDKLYWTDSGTSRIEVANLDGTHRKVLLWQNLEKPRAIALHPMEGTIYWTDWGNTPRIEYSNMDGSNRRIIADTHLFWPNGLTIDYAGHRMYWVDAKHHVIERADLDGQNRKAVISQGLPHPFAITVFEDSLYWTDWHTKSINSANKFTGKNQEIIRNKLHFPMDIHTLHPQRQPAGRNRCGANNGGCTHLCLPSSKDYTCACPTGFRKTSSHACAQSLDKFLLFARRMDIRRISFDTDDLSDDVIPLADVRSAVALDWDSKDDYVYWTDVSTDSISRAKWDGSSQEVVVDTSLESPAGLAIDWVTNKLYWTDAGTDRIEVSNTDGTMRTVLIWENLDRPRDIVVDPVGGFMYWTDWGASPKIERAGMDASNRLVIISSNLTWPNGLAIDYESQRLYWADAGMKTIEYASLDGSNRKVLIGSNLPHPFGLTLYGERIYWTDWQAKSIQSADRRTGQARETLQDNLENLMDIHVFHRHRPPVRTACKVNNGGCSHLCLLAPPPKGYSCTCPTGINLQSDGKTCSPGMTSFLIFARRTDIRMVSLDIPYFADVVVSVNVTMKNTIAIGVDPYEGKVYWSDSTLRKISRAALDGSQFEDIITTGLLTTDGLAVDAIGRKIYWTDTGTNRIEVGNLDGSMRKVLVWQNLDSPRAIALYHEMGYMYWTDWGENAKLERSGMDGSGRVVLISNNLGWPNGLAVDKAGSQLLWADAHTERIEAADLNGANRHTLLSPVQHPYGLTLLDSYIYWTDWQTRSIHRADKDTGANVILVRANLPGLMDIQAVDRARPLGFNKCGVRNGGCSHLCLPHPTGFSCACPTGIQLKRDEQTCDSSPETYLLFSSRASIRRISLDTSDHTDVHIPVPELNNVISLDYDSVDGKIYYTDVFLDVIRRSDLNGSNMETVIGQGLKTTDGLAVDWVARNLYWTDTGRNTIEVARLDGSSRKVLINNSLDEPRAIAVFPKKGYLFWTDWGHIAKIERANLDGSERKILINTDLGWPNGLTLDYDTRRIYWVDAHLDRIESCDLNGKLRQVLVSQVSHPFALTQQDRWIYWTDWQTKSIQRVDKYSGRNKETVLANVEGLMDIIVVSPQRQTGTNACGVNNGGCTHLCFARASDFVCACPDEPDGRPCSTIPGEVLPGPEPTSRSERSQTLPGRVDTSTTKPLTSLEAVEGNCSDKDARRGLCTHANEAVLATMGEGLHVSYIIGGLLSILFILLVIAALIMYRHNKSKFTDPGLGNLTYSNPSYRTSTQEVKIEAVPKPTMYNQLCYKKETAPDHSYTKEKIKIVEGICLLSSDDSEWDDLKQIRSSRGGILRDHVCMKTDTVSIQASSGSLDDTETEQLLQEEQSECSSVNTAAATPERRGSLPDTGWKHQRKPSTESEV, encoded by the exons TGCTACCCACTTGCTCCCCTTTGGACTTCCACTGTGACAATGGGAAGTGTATCCGCCGGTCATGGGTCTGTGATGGAGACAACGACTGTGAGGATGATTCTGATGAACAGGACTGCC CTCCACGGGAGTGCGAGGAAGATGAGTTCTCATGTCAGAATGGGTACTGCATCCGGAGCCTGTGGCACTGTGATGGTGACAACGACTGTGGTGACAACAGCGATGAGCAGTGTG ATATGAGAAAGTGCTCAGAGAAGGAGTTTCGTTGCAGTGATGGTAGCTGCATAGCTGAGCACTGGTTCTGTGATGGTGACACAGACTGCAAGGATGGCTCTGATGAAGAGAATTGCC CATCAGATGTTCCAGCTGCCACCTGCAGCTTGGAGGAGTTCCAGTGTGCATATGGACGCTGCATCTTGGACATCTACCACTGTGATGGCGATGATGACTGTGGAGACTGGTCTGATGAATCTGACTGCT CATCTCACCAGCCTTGTCGCTCTGGAGAGTTCATGTGCAACAGCGGCCTGTGCATTAATGCTGGCTGGAGGTGTGATGGAGACTTCGACTGTGATGACCAATCAGATGAGAGGAACTGCA CTACATCTATGTGCACAGCTGACCAGTTCCGCTGTAAATCAGGGCGCTGTGTCCGTCTGTCCTGGCGTTGTGATGGGGAGGATGACTGCTCTGACAACAGTGATGAGGAGAACTGTGAGAACACAG GGACCCCTCAGTGTGCTCCAGACCAGTTCCTGTGTGGGAATGGACGTTGTATTGGCCAGAGAAAGCTGTGCAATGGAGCAAACGATTGTGGAGATGGCAGTGATGAAAGCCCACATCAAAACTGCC GTCCACGAACAGGGGAAGAGAACTGCAATGTCAACAATGGTGGCTGTGCTCAGAAGTGCCAGATGGTACGAGGGATGGTGCAGTGCACCTGCCACACAGGTTACAGGCTCCTGGAAGATGGCCGATCATGCCAAG ATGTGAATGAATGTGCTGAGGAAGGTtactgcagccagggctgtacTAACAGTGAAGGAGGCTTCCAGTGCTGGTGTGAGCAAGGCTATGAGCTGCGACCTGACAAGCGTAGCTGCAAAGCTCTAG GACCAGAGCCCGTGCTGCTCTTTGCCAATCGAATTGATATCCGACAAGTGTTGCCTCATCGCTCGGAGTATACACTGCTCCTGAACAACCTGGAAAATGCCATTGCCCTTGACTTCCACCACAGCAAAGAGCTGGTGTTTTGGTCTGATGTCACTCTTGATCGGATCATGAGGGCCAATCTGAATGGTAGTAATGTGGAAGAGGTGGTTTCCACAGGGTTGGAGAGCCCAG GTGGACTTGCTATTGACTGGATCCATGATAAATTATACTGGACAGACTCTGGGACATCTCGAATCGAAGTAGCAAACTTGGATGGCACTCACAGGAAAGTGCTTTTGTGGCAGAACCTGGAGAAGCCTCGAGCAATTGCCCTACATCCTATGGAGGG cacaATCTACTGGACTGACTGGGGCAACACTCCCCGCATCGAGTACTCCAACATGGATGGCTCTAATCGGCGCATCATTGCGGATACGCACCTCTTCTGGCCCAACGGGCTGACCATTGACTATGCAGGACATCGAATGTACTGGGTGGATGCCAAACATCACGTCATTGAGAGGGCTGATCTCGATGGGCAGAACAGGAAGGCTGTTATTAGCCAAG GCCTCCCGCACCCATTTGCTATCACTGTATTTGAGGACAGTTTATATTGGACAGACTGGCACACCAAGAGCATCAACAGTGCCAACAAATTCACAGGCAAGAATCAGGAGATCATCCGCAACAAACTCCACTTCCCTATGGACATCCACACACTTCATCCTCAGCGTCAGCCAGCAG GGAGAAACCGTTGTGGGGCCAACAACGGGGGCTGTACtcacctctgcctgcccagcagcaaaGATTACACCTGCGCCTGCCCCACAGGCTTCCGCAAGACCAGCAGCCATGCCTGTGCCCAGA GTCTTGACAAGTTCCTGCTTTTTGCCCGAAGGATGGACATCCGTCGGATCAGCTTTGACACAGATGATCTGTCAGATGATGTCATCCCCCTTGCTGACGTCCGCAGCGCGGTGGCTCTAGACTGGGACTCGAAGGATGACTATGTCTACTGGACAGATGTTAGCACCGACTCAATCAGCCGTGCAAAATGGGATGGATCGAGCCAGGAG gtTGTTGTGGACACCAGCTTGGAAAGTCCAGCTGGACTGGCAATTGACTGGGTCACCAACAAGCTGTACTGGACTGATGCAG GAACAGATCGGATAGAGGTCTCCAACACAGACGGGACCATGAGAACTGTTCTAATCTGGGAGAACCTAGACAGACCTAGAGATATTGTGGTGGACCCTGTTGGAGG GTTCATGTACTGGACTGACTGGGGAGCCAGCCCAAAAATTGAGCGTGCTGGTATGGATGCCTCAAACCGCTTGGTGATCATTTCCTCCAACCTGACATGGCCTAATGGTTTGGCCATTGACTATGAGTCACAACGCTTGTACTGGGCAGATGCAGGCATGAAGACCATTGAGTATGCCAGTCTGGATGGAAGCAACAGGAAG GTGCTGATTGGGAGCAACCTCCCTCACCCCTTCGGACTTACACTTTATGGTGAGAGAATCTACTGGACGGACTGGCAGGCCAAAAGCATCCAGAGTGCAGACAGAAGGACTGGGCAGGCCCGGGAAACGCTGCAGGACAATCTGGAGAATCTGATGGATATTCATGTTTTCCACAGACACAGACCACCAG TACGTACAGCGTGCAAAGTTAACAATGGAGGCTGCAGTCACCTGTGCCTTTTGGCACCTCCTCCAAAAGGTTACAGCTGTACTTGCCCTACTGGAATCAACCTGCAGTCTGATGGCAAGACCTGCTCTCCTG GAATGACCAGCTTTCTGATCTTTGCTAGAAGGACTGACATCCGAATGGTCTCTCTGGACATTCCCTACTTTGCAGATGTTGTTGTCTCAGTCAATGTCACCATGAAGAACACAATTGCAATTGGAGTGGATCCTTATGAAG GAAAGGTTTACTGGTCAGACAGCACATTGCGGAAAATCAGCCGGGCTGCCCTCGATGGCTCGCAGTTTGAGGACATCATCACTACAG gTCTGTTGACTACAGATGGGCTGGCTGTGGATGCTATTGGCAGGAAGATATATTGGACAGACACGGGAACAAACCGGATTGAAGTGGGCAACCTTGATGGCTCCATGAGGAAAGTCCTGGTCTGGCAGAACCTGGACAGCCCTCGGGCAATAGCTTTATACCATGAAATGGG GTATATGTACTGGACAGACTGGGGTGAGAATGCTAAGCTGGAACGCTCAGGGATGGATGGCTCTGGACGTGTGGTGTTGATCAGCAACAACCTGGGCTGGCCTAATGGACTGGCAGTGGATAAAGCTGGgtcccagctgctctgggctgatGCACACACTGAG CGGATTGAGGCTGCAGATCTCAATGGTGCTAACCGCCACACCCTGCTGTCTCCAGTGCAACATCCCTATGGCCTCACTTTGCTGGACTCTTATATCTATTGGACTGACTGGCAAACTCGCAGCATTCACAGGGCTGACAAGGACACTGGTGCCAATGTCATCCTGGTGAGGGCAAACCTGCCTGGCCTCATGGATATTCAAGCTGTTGATAGGGCACGGCCCTTGG GCTTCAATAAATGTGGAGTTCGTAATGGTGGCTGCTCTCACCTATGCTTGCCCCACCCCACTGGCTTCTCCTGTGCCTGCCCCACGGGCATCCAGCTGAAGAGAGATGAGCAGACGTGTGACTCTTCTCCAGAGACCTACCTGCTTTTCTCTAGCCGTGCTTCTATCCGGCGTATCTCGCTGGACACCAGTGACCACACAGACGTGCACATACCTGTCCCTGAGCTGAACAATGTAATCTCGCTGGACTACGATAGTGTGGATGGGAAGATATATTACACAGATGTATTTCTTGATGTCATCAG ACGGTCTGATCTGAATGGCAGCAACATGGAAACTGTTATTGGTCAGGGTCTGAAGACCACAGATGGCTTGGCAGTGGACTGGGTTGCCAGGAACCTCTACTGGACAGACACTGGACGCAATACCATAGAAGTAGCTAGACTGGATGGAAGCTCCAGGAAAGTGCTGATCAATAACAGCCTGGATGAACCTCGAGCCATTGCTGTCTTTCCCAAGAAGGG GTACCTCTTCTGGACAGATTGGGGTCACATTGCTAAAATTGAACGGGCGAACTTGGATGGCTCTGAACGTAAAATCCTGATTAACACAGATCTAGGATGGCCTAATGGATTGACTTTGGACTATGACACCAGGAG GATTTACTGGGTGGATGCACATCTTGATCGCATAGAGAGTTGTGATCTCAATGGGAAGTTACGGCAAGTGTTGGTCAGCCAGGTGTCACATCCCTTTGCTCTGACACAG caggacaggtggaTATACTGGACTGACTGGCAAACCAAATCAATCCAGAGAGTGGATAAATACTCTGGGCGGAACAAAGAGACGGTGCTAGCCAATGTCGAGGGACTGATGGATATCATTGTGGTTTCACCTCAGAGACAGACAG GTACTAATGCTTGCGGAGTGAACAATGGAGGCTGCACTCACCTCTGCTTTGCCAGGGCTTCTGACTTTGTCTGCGCATGTCCAGATGAACCAGATGGGCGGCCCTGTTCTACTA TTCCTGGTGAAGTGCTCCCTGGTCCTGAACCCACCAGTCGAAGTGAGAGAAGTCAAACGTTGCCTGGCAGAGTAGATACCTCAACAACCAAACCTCTCACATCTCTGGAAGCAGTGGAAGGAAA CTGCTCTGACAAAGATGCCAGGCGAGGCTTATGTACCCATGCCAATGAGGCAGTATTGGCAACCATGG GAGAAGGACTGCATGTCAGCTACATTATTGGAGGTCTTCTCAGCATCTTGTTTATTTTGCTGGTTATTGCTGCCTTAATTATGTACAG GCATAATAAGTCCAAGTTCACAGACCCTGGCTTGGGGAACCTAACCTACAGTAATCCCTCATACCGAACATCTACCCAGGAGGTGAAGATTGAAGCAGTTCCCAAACCAACCATGTACAACCAGTTGTGCTATAAGAAAGAG ACTGCTCCTGATCACAGCTACACCAAGGAGAAGATCAAAATTGTGGAGGGGATATGCCTTTTATCCAGTGATGATTCCGAGTGGGATGACCTTAAGCAGATTCGGAGCTCCCGAGGAGGGATCCTTCGGGACCATGTCTGCATGAAGACAGACACAGTCTCTATCCAGGCTAGTTCTGGTTCACTGGATGACACCGAAACTGAGCAGCTGCTACAGGAAGAACAGTCTGAATGCAGCAGTgttaacacagcagcagccactcctGAACGGCGTGGCTCACTCCCTGACACAGGCTGGAAACACCAGCGCAAGCCCTCCACAGAGAGCGAGGTCTAA